In Malus sylvestris chromosome 15, drMalSylv7.2, whole genome shotgun sequence, a single genomic region encodes these proteins:
- the LOC126602676 gene encoding mitogen-activated protein kinase kinase 5-like, translated as MSPPRLDACGLPSTAVIHRPTGRLYALKVIYGNHEIETLRQICREIEILRNVDKPNVVKCHDLFDHNGEIQVLLEYMDGGSLEGQHIGNEKALSNLARQILSGLAYLHRRKIVHRDI; from the exons ATGTCGCCGCCGCGTCTCGATGCCTGTGGTCTGCCTTCTACTGCT GTCATCCACCGCCCCACGGGCCGTCTTTACGCGCTCAAGGTGATTTACGGCAACCACGAGATCGAAACCCTCCGCCAGATCTGCCGCGAGATCGAAATCCTGCGCAACGTCGATAAACCCAACGTCGTCAAGTGCCACGACTTGTTCGACCACAACGGCGAGATCCAGGTCCTGCTCGAGTACATGGACGGCGGGTCGCTGGAGGGCCAGCACATCGGGAACGAGAAGGCCCTCTCCAATTTGGCCAGGCAAATCCTCAGCGGCCTCGCCTATCTCCACCGGCGGAAGATCGTCCACCGCGATATCTAA